In Hevea brasiliensis isolate MT/VB/25A 57/8 chromosome 13, ASM3005281v1, whole genome shotgun sequence, a single genomic region encodes these proteins:
- the LOC131171851 gene encoding disease resistance protein RPV1-like — protein MAPARSQESSSASFRWTYHVFLSFRGGDTRKNITDHLYTALIQAGIRTFRDDDEIERGENIEKEIMKAIRESRMSVIVLSKDYASSRWCLDELVMIMERRRTVGHIVLPLFYDVNPAQVGEQTGSYGEAFARHEMDFKEQMDLVEGWRKALREAADMGGMILENKYQSQFIQNVVKEVGNKLHRIVLNVAPYLVGIDSRIAAINLWLQDGSNDIGIATIYGVGGIGKTTIAKIVYNQNFDNFDGASFLANVRETSEQSNGLVRLQRQILSDLLKGKTNKIYNADEGIIKIKDAICRRRVLLVLDDLDQLDQFNAIIGMREWFFPGSKIIITTRHERLLRAHELSKMFRVNELDDTESLELFSRHAFGQDYPIEDFKEQSKRAVSLCSGLPLALQVLGSSFSGKSTDVWESALQKLEAIPDSKIQKILRVSYDSLQDDHDKNLFLDIACFFIGLNKDYVASILDGCKFYTVVGINNLIGRCLVTINEGNKLMMHQLVRDMGREIVRQESPEEPGKRSRLWHHKDAFNVLRENTGTETVKGLILNLQMLKGDNTGKIYAKQRHYEDSVDEPVPPNLGNYSKRHHLGFFSRQHVSSGLANSFYEARLKTKAFANMDRLKLLQLNYVKLSGDYGDFPKGLVWLFWRGFPLKYIPKNFHLENLAVLDMRNSSLINVWKGTRFLVTLKILNFSHSHGLVRTPNFMGLPSLERLKLKDCINLIELDESIGNLQRLVLLDLRDCKNLKTLPAEIGSLESLEKLNLCGCSKLDQLPEEMRKMQSLKVLYADGTALNQLQAVNVPWYSTFWSWLLPRKCPQSMSFSLAFLPCYLINLSLANCDLSDAAIPNDLSSLCSLENLDLKGNPIHSIPESIKSLTTLQSLCLDECTRLQSLPELPESLEELNAEGCTSLERITNLPNLLITLQVQLFGCDQLVEVQGLFKLEPLINMDTEMMNDLDLFDLASLGSTEVTMFNAMANRERRTLPQVLQECGIFSFFLAGSKVPFWFTHKSMGSSISFTVTPLPGQNICGLNLCTLYSRGDQVSFFHGAGYYAKINNETKGINWTYSPTFYGIPEDDEDMLWLSCWKFGDELEVGDEVNVSVHMPSGFYVKECGIYVVCKEDVKDAHSNSKEIAESSSFRHQNITDRDLWPYQVGETVYFLHHHPYTTPDEILKLASLHL, from the exons ATGGCTCCTGCAAGAAGTCAAGAATCTTCATCTGCATCATTTCGATGGACTTACCATGTGTTCTTGAGCTTTAGAGGCGGAGACACCCGCAAGAATATCACTGATCACCTCTACACAGCTCTGATTCAAGCGGGGATTCGCACCTTCAGGGACGATGATGAAATTGAGAGAGGGGAAAATATTGAGAAAGAAATCATGAAAGCAATACGAGAATCAAGAATGTCTGTAATTGTTCTTTCAAAGGACTATGCCTCTTCAAGATGGTGCCTTGATGAACTCGTGATGATCATGGAACGTAGGAGAACTGTTGGGCATATTGTGCTGCCACTTTTCTATGATGTGAATCCAGCCCAAGTGGGGGAACAGACTGGGAGCTATGGTGAAGCATTTGCTAGACATGAAATGGACTTCAAGGAACAGATGGACTTGGTGGAAGGATGGAGAAAAGCTCTTAGAGAAGCTGCAGACATGGGAGGAATGATCTTAGAAAACAA GTACCAGTCACAGTTTATTCAAAATGTTGTTAAAGAGGTTGGAAATAAGCTGCACCGCATAGTACTGAATGTTGCTCCCTATTTAGTTGGTATAGATTCTCGTATAGCTGCTATTAACTTGTGGTTACAAGATGGCTCAAATGATATTGGCATAGCAACAATCTATGGAGTTGGGGGAATTGGCAAGACAACTATTGCAAAGATTGTTTACAACCAGAACTTTGACAACTTTGATGGTGCAAGCTTTCTTGCAAATGTGAGAGAAACTTCTGAACAATCCAATGGTTTGGTTCGCTTGCAAAGGCAAATTCTTTCAGATCTCCTAAAGGGAAAAACAAACAAAATTTACAATGCAGATGAAGGGATTATTAAGATAAAAGATGCTATATGTCGCAGACGAGTTCTTCTTGTTCTTGATGATCTGGATCAACTGGACCAATTCAATGCAATAATTGGAATGCGAGAATGGTTTTTCCCTGGAAGTAAAATTATTATAACAACTAGACATGAGCGTCTTCTAAGGGCTCATGAACTTAGTAAGATGTTTAGAGTTAATGAATTGGATGATACTGAATCACTTGAGCTTTTCAGTCGGCACGCATTTGGGCAAGATTATCCCATTGAAGATTTCAAGGAGCAATCCAAAAGAGCAGTGAGTCTTTGTAGTGGTCTTCCATTGGCTCTTCAAGTTTTGGGTTCCTCTTTCTCAGGCAAAAGCACAGATGTATGGGAAAGTGCATTGCAAAAGTTGGAAGCAATTCCTGACAGTAAAATTCAAAAGATTCTTAGAGTAAGCTATGATTCTCTGCAAGATGATCATGATAAAAATTTATTCCTCGACATAGCTTGTTTCTTCATTGGATTGAACAAAGATTATGTAGCTAGCATATTAGATGGCTGTAAATTCTATACTGTAGTTGGAATTAACAATCTCATTGGTAGGTGTCTTGTAACAATTAATGAAGGAAACAAGCTGATGATGCATCAATTAGTTAGAGACATGGGGAGAGAAATTGTTCGTCAAGAATCACCTGAGGAACCAGGGAAGCGTAGTAGACTTTGGCATCACAAAGATGCATTCAATGTATTAAGAGAAAATACG GGTACGGAAACAGTCAAGGGCCTCATACTAAATCTACAGATGTTAAAGGGAGACAATACTGGTAAAATATATGCAAAACAACGGCATTATGAAGATTCTGTTGATGAACCAGTCCCTCCTAACCTAGGAAATTATTCAAAAAGACATCACCTTGGTTTCTTCTCCAGGCAACATGTGAGCAGTGGTTTAGCAAATTCATTTTATGAAGCAAGACTGAAAACAAAAGCATTTGCAAACATGGACAGACTGAAGTTGCTCCAGCTCAATTATGTTAAACTCAGTGGAGATTATGGAGACTTTCCTAAAGGTTTAGTATGGTTATTTTGGCGtggatttcctttaaaatatataccaaaaaattttcacctggaGAATCTTGCTGTTCTTGATATGCGCAACAGCAGCCTAATAAATGTTTGGAAAGGAACAAGG TTCCTTGTTACCTTGAAAATCCTCAACTTCAGTCATTCCCATGGCCTTGTTAGAACCCCCAACTTCATGGGACTTCCTTCTCTTGAGAGATTAAAGCTCAAAGATTGCATAAACTTGATTGAGCTTGATGAATCCATTGGCAACCTTCAAAGACTTGTTTTACTGGACTTAAGGGACTGCAAAAATTTGAAGACACTTCCTGCAGAAATTGGCTCATTGGAATCTCTTGAAAAACTTAATTTGTGTGGCTGCTCAAAACTTGATCAGCTGCCTGAGGAGATGAGGAAAATGCAATCATTGAAGGTTCTTTATGCAGATGGCACTGCTTTAAATCAATTACAAGCTGTGAACGTGCCGTGGTATTCAACATTTTGGTCCTGGTTGCTACCAAGAAAATGTCCACAATCAATGAGTTTCTCATTGGCTTTTTTACCATGCTATTTAATAAACTTAAGTCTAGCAAACTGCGATCTATCAGATGCTGCTATTCCAAATGATCTAAGCTCTCTTTGCTCCTTGGAAAATTTAGATCTTAAAGGAAATCCAATCCACAGTATTCCAGAAAGCATCAAAAGCCTCACCACACTCCAGTCCCTTTGCTTAGATGAGTGCACAAGGCTCCAATCTCTTCCGGAGCTTCCAGAAAGTTTGGAGGAATTAAATGCTGAGGGCTGTACGTCATTGGAAAGAATTACAAATTTGCCAAATTTGCTGATAACTTTGCAGGTGCAACTGTTTGGCTGTGACCAACTTGTTGAAGTACAAGGCTTGTTCAAGCTAGAACCACTCATAAATATGGATACAGAAATGATGAATGATTTGGACTTGTTTGACTTGGCATCCTTGGGGAGTACTGAAGTGACAATGTTTAATGCTATGGCAAACAGAGAAAGGAGGACTCTTCCCCAG GTATTGCAAGAATGTGGCATATTCAGCTTCTTCCTTGCTGGGAGTAAGGTTCCATTCTGGTTCACCCATAAAAGCATGGGCTCCTCGATATCTTTTACAGTAACTCCACTTCCTGGTCAAAATATCTGCGGCTTAAACTTATGCACGTTATACTCACGCGGTGATCAGGTATCTTTTTTTCATGGCGCTGGTTATTATGCCAAAATCAATAATGAAACCAAGGGTATAAACTGGACTTATAGTCCAACCTTCTACGGAATCCCAGAAGATGATGAGGATATGCTATGGTTAAGCTGCTGGAAGTTTGGAGATGAGTTGGAAGTAGGGGATGAAGTGAATGTTTCAGTGCATATGCCATCTGGGTTTTATGTAAAGGAGTGTGGCATTTACGTAGTGTGCAAGGAAGATGTGAAGGATGCCCACTCAAACAGTAAGGAAATAGCAGAAAGTAGCTCCTTTCGGCATCAGAATATCACTGACAGAGACTTGTGGCCGTACCAGGTGGGAGAGACAGTTTATTTTCTGCATCATCATCCATATACAACTCCTGATGAAATACTGAAATTAGCTTCTTTACATCTCTGA